The genomic segment actacatttgtatttttaaagtaaatacccagtagtgaggttgctaggtcataggatagctctattttcaactttctgaggaacttgtATACTGTTTTCTgaggtggctgcaccagcttacattcccaccaacaatgtaggagggttcccctttctccacatctttgccaacacctgtcatttcctgactggttaattttagccattctgactggtgtgaggtggtatctcattgtggttttgatttgtatttctctgatgccaagtgatgtggagcactttttcatgtgtctgttggccatctggatgtcttctttgcagaattgtctgttcatgtcttctgcccatttcttgactaaactatttgttctttggtattgagtttgataagttcttcgtAGATATCTTCATGTAGATCCAGTGCTCATTTACCATTTTGAAATGCCTGTGGTCCTTAAGAATTAACCTAAATCTACTCTGCATTTGCTTTATAAATGggacaaagcctggatgacaacACATCTGTTTACATGTTTAcagtaatatttactgagtattttaagCCTAATATTGAGATCTGCTGCTGAGTCGggaggggtggggtaggagggaAGTCCTTTAAAAACATTACTGCTCATGgggcacctagggggctcagtgggttaggcctctgcctttggctcaggtcatgatctcagggtcctgggatcgagtcccgcatcgggctctctgctcagcggggagcctgcttccctctctctctctctgcctgcctctccaactacttgtgatttctctctgtcaaataaataaatatcttaaaaaaaaaaaaaaaattactgctcattgacaatgtacCTGGTCACccgagctctgatggagatgtacaatgagattaatgttgttttcatgactGCTAAGACAAAATCTATTCTGCAGtccatggatcaaggagtcattttgaCTTTCCAGTCTCACTCTTTAAGAAATGCAtttcctgaggtgcctgggtggctcagtcagttaagtgtccaactcttgattacagctcaggttatgatctgagcCGTGAGATGAAGCCCAGGTCAGgcttaggattctttccctctccctctgactgcccccacccccatgtgtgcattcacttttctcttctaaaataaataaatgtaagaaaagacCGAAAAGCATTTCCTAAAGCTCTAGCTACCATAAAAAGGATTtgtctgatggatctgggcaaagtaaaatGGAAACTTTCTAGAAAAGATTCATCACTCCAGATACAATTAAGAAccttcatggggcgcctgggtggctcagtgggttaaagcctctgccttcagctcaggtcatgatcccagggtcgtgggatcgagccccgcatcgggctctctgctcagcggggagcctgcttcccctctctctctgcctgcctctctgtctacttgtgatttctgtctcaaataaataaataaaatcttaaaaaaaaaaaaaaaaaaaaagaaccttcatGATTCatggaagaggtcaaaatatcaacatgaacagaagtttggaagaagttgaggtgcctgggtggctcagatggctaaacaacatctgactttggctcaggtcatgatctcagggtcctgagatgggagTCCCATATCAAGCTCCCAGCTTAGTGGGGTgtcttgtccctctgcccctctttcccccagctcatgctctctttctctcaaataagtaaaatcttaaaaaaaaaaaaaaaaaaagattggaagtTGTTTCCAACTCTCATGGTTAACTGTGAGGTGTTCAAAAGTTCAGTGGAATAAATAACTGCATATGTGATGGAAATAGCAGGAGAACTAGAATTTAGAACTGGAGCCTGAGATGTGACCAAAATGCTGCAATCTCATAAAATTTCAATGGATAAGGAGTTGCATCTTTAGGGTGAGCGAAGTGCTTTCTTGTGATAGAATCTGTGCCTGGTGAAGATGctatgaagattgttgaaatgaaaacaaaagacttAGAATATTACTTAGTTGATCAGTGGCAGGGTTTGAGAAAACTGAATCCAATTCTGAAAGAAGTTCTGTGGGTCTAATGCTATCAAACATTGTTTTATGCCGCTGAGAAATCATTCATGAAATGAAGAGTCCATCAGTACAGTAAATTTCATGGTtgtcttatttgaagaaattgctACAGCAACCCTAACCTTGAGTCAGCAGCTGtcaacatcaaggcaagaccCTCTGTCAGCAAAGGTAGTCTCCCTGGAAGCTCAGGTGATAGTTAgcattttcttagaaataaagtatttttcaaagtacgtacattttttttttttaagattttatttattttctcaagagagagagaaagagtaagagagagcatgcgGGGGTGTTCAGAGGGAgccgcagactccccactgaacagggagcccaatgcggggctcaatcccaggactctgggatcatgacctgagcctaaggcagtcgcttaaccaactgagccaccaaggccccgtacattgttggttttttttaatacatgatgCTATTTTATACTTAATAGACTATAAGTAgagtataaacataattttttttctaaacgtaatttttatatatattgggTCACCAGAGAAGTCATCTGACTTGACTTTTgtgatattcactttattgttGTGGTCTAGTAGAGAAACCTGCAATATTTCCAAGGTATGCCAGTATGCGTACAAATCTCTTTACTAAATGATCCTGTGTATCACAGAAAGCAGTTCAAGAAGCAATTACTGTCATCTGCAGGCGTTCTCAAAATTTGCTTTCCAAACTAATAAAAGGACTGATATGAAAAGTCTGAATCAACTCTTGGCATACCTACAGTACTTGAGAATGGCTTAAccactttttattctatttaactAAAACCCACAGTCTGAGAAAAgggctttttaaaacttaattagttgttatttttgtatgttataatgtgaatagaaaaaaatgtaacctgTACAATAAAGCACCATAAATGAGTACAAGGAAGGAGCtttaacttggaaaaaaaagttGCACCCACAATTATCCACAGAAATGAGTCGGTGGGCAATAGCTGCCCCAGTTTGAGGCAGAAAGGTCAGAGACACAACCAGTGAGACAACTTAGCAGCCATCTGATTTATTGGCACTGGTTTGATGAAATCAATGGGAAAGATAATGTGCCTAAAAAGGCAGCCTCTATCCTCTTACACATAATACAAATGCTTCTctcattattacatttttttatagTGGCACAAGTCCTTCCCGAACTCATCCCCAGACGTTCccccattgaaaaaaaaagtcagggtgcctggctggcccagtcaatggagcatgggactcttgatctcaaggttgtgaattcaagccccaccttaggcctagagcttactttttaaaaagtacataaagcCATTATAGTATTAAgggggaagaaataataatttttaaaaatcttcctggGGTgggaaaggctttttaaaatatgaaataaattaaaaacttgataCATAACtacacaaagattttaaaaatgttaaaaaatgacaactgggaggcacctggatggcttagttgcgTAAGTcttcttcggcttgggtcatgatcttagaatcctgggatagagccccatatcaggctcgctcccggctcagtggggagtctactagtccttctccctctgactcatgctggcacgctctctctcaaataaagaaataaaattcttttaaaaaatgacaattaggaaaaaattatttttaagatctaaatGGCCAATTTTCCTAATCTACCCaagctatttaaaaatcaataatataatttaaaatgtagaaaaaaagttttcaattaATGTCAACCCTTACTAAATTGGCCTTTTAGAGATGAATAATGGAAGGAATCCATAAGCACAAAGAGAATCAAAGAGGAAAGTAAAGCAGACAGAAGTATCAAGTTAGGTTTTGGAGAACAGAAAGTGCCTACATGAAGGAAacccaaaaggcaaaaaaaactTGCCCTACAACATCTCAGAAAGGCTAGGGTGCATGGCAACCCTAAAAAGGTTTGGTCTTCATGAGAACTCAAACCACTAGATTCCACTCCCCCAACACCACATAGCCAGATCCACGTacaacttaaatatttttgctaGTGTACAATGCACATTCAAAACAGTAGgttttcgggtgcctgggtgtctcagtgggttaagcctctgccttcggctcaggtcatgctctcagggccctgagatggagccctgcatcaggcagcctatttcccccctctctctgcctgcctctctgcttacttgtgatctctgtcaaataaataaataaaatctttaaaaaaaaaaaaaaaaaaaactcaaaaaaaccCAGTAGGTTTTCAATTTGGAAAATTAATTCTAAGTAGTatgattataataaatattcagaCAAGAGTTTAGATAACAAAAGAAATGCCAATGTGTAGCTTCACATGGTCATCAAATATTCTGTGATAAATCTACTTTCATCCCTTCCAAATTATCCCAAAGTCTAGGTAAAACATGGGCTAGACAAAAACTATTCCTTTTAGACCCAAACCTGTCACTTTCTGGATCAATCACATCATATATtcctttgttcttaaaaaaatgagagatttCGATTAGAAAATCTTCTCCTGGACTAATATTTTACCCTAAAATGGTATTTCATAGCTAAATTTGTGAAATCTTATAATTTGTATTCAGAAACCAGTAACACGATTATAACGATGTACATATGTTTAACCCTCCttgagaagaaaaactaaaaacctcCAAAATTATGAACTCTACCATCATACATTccaacaaatatatatgtatattttttttactaaatcAAATACAGGAGTCAAAGAGGCTGTAAACCATGCAACATTGTCTTTTATTAtgtatggcttttaaaaattatttcctcaatCTCTCCATACATAGGCAAAAGGAAGTATATTGTTTAACCTACAGAACTGGGAAATATTGACCACTGCCTAGAGGAGGGAAAATCAACCCTAAAACAAGCTTAACCAGGAGGCCAATTCATCTGCCGACCTCCAAGAACATGGAGATGAACATGATAGACAGACTGTCCCCCATCTGAACCTTCATTCACCACCATTCGATAACCCTTCTTCAGGCCCAAATCAGCAGCACATTTCTTGCCAACAATCATTAAATGTCcaagaagctggaaaagaaaaaaagtttcttaagCACAGGCAGTTTACAAATTCTTGCCATTAAATAACATACTACCAAGCTGAAATATTAAAAGGCCATCAAGTTGAAACATATCCCTCTGGGCAAATATTTGGAAACTCTTAATACTATTACAAcacaatttataattaaaaacccATTAAGATTCGATATTTACTCATTACTAATTCCAATAAACAAATTAGACATAAATCTCctcaattaaaacaattttaaaatcattttccaaGTGGGTATTTAAATGTTcttaatagggcacctgggtggctcagtcgttaagcatctgcctttggctcaagtcatgatccagggtccagggatcgagccctgcattgggctccatgctctgcgggaagcctgcttctccctctcccacttcccctgcttgtgttccttctctcactatgTATCTCTCtattaagtaaagaaataaaatctttaaaaaaaaaaaaaaaaaaaggaatcccagGACTGAATCcgctttttcctctgcccctctccactctcgtgctctctcactctctcattctcaattaataaataaaatcttaaaaaaaaaaaaagatttaaatgttatttatttttttttaaagattttattttattaatttgacagagaaaaatcacaagtagacggagaggcagccagagagagagagagaagcaggctctctgctgagcagagagcccgatgcaggactcgatcccaggactccgagatcatgaccagaggcttaacccactgagccacccaggcgccccagatttaaatgttattaataaaGCAAGATGTATCTTGCTTTCTTATACTAGAAAAGTACATCAATCAGGGTAAGTTTGGTTAAGCTGGGGTAACAAACCACCCTAAAATACTGGTTTATAACAAAGATACACTTCTTGTGCTTACTACATGCTCATCACAAATTGATTAGGCTCtaaattcttcatctttttcactTTGAAACCCAGACTGATGGAGTAGTTTGTGTATGACTAGAGTGGCAGTGGAAAGAGAGAACTTGACAAACCAGTTGCTCGTCTCTTATAGTTTTTATATAAGATGTGTCACTCCTGCTTACACTTCCTGGCCAAATCAAGTCACATGACCAGGCCTGACATCAATAAGGCACGAAGTGTTAAAGCACCCCTGAAGAAGAGGAGCCAGTATTTATAAACAATTATACCACAAGGagtattaggaaaatatttaattgagGCCTAGACATCTGGCAAAACCAagtagtgatttttcttttctctaatggcattaatagaaaaaaaattgatagaaaacatcagggcccctgggtggctccgttaagcaactgccttcagctcaggtcatgatcccagactcctgggaatgagccccacattggcctccctgctctgcaggaaagcctgcttcctctccctctgcctgccactccctctccttgttctctctccctctgtcaaattttttttaaatctaaaacaaaaacaaaacaaacaaaacccccacatCATCCCCTGTATGATGTACTGTTTCTTTATTGAGGAAAAATGAGTCTCACCAACTACTGCTTGTAAGGAACCATTTTAAGAATTGGTGATGATGGATGTTCACTTGACTATGGTGGTCATCtcataatatacatatatcaaaccattatgctgtacacctaaAGCTAACATAATGTTATGTGCCAACTATATCtcaattttgaaaaaatcaaACTATTTCTACATTGCACTGACTCCCAAAGGACTGTCTGGTTATTTCCCTCAATAATtccctcaggaaaataaaaatatgacctcACTTTCTGGTAAAAATTTAGtctcccaaattttaaaaaaaaaaaaaggcaggaaaataaatTGTGTTGGTAAATTTACTTACACTTTCATCATCATCTTCTGCTACAGAAATCTGGGATATATGTTTCTTGGGTATCACCAGAAAATGAGTTGGTGCTTGAGGGGAAATGTCATGGAAAGCAAGACACtaaagaaaaggggaggaaaaaatctGTTTTAGTGTATCATCTTCTAGgctaaatttattctttcacactAGCCCCATGGGAGGAACTGTAGTAGATGCTAAGTAACCAGAAGTGTACACAATACATGTGATCCCACGGCTATTTTCATAGAATTTAGTCTAATGGGAAGGCTGACCTTAAACAAATAAAGGTATAATTAAGGTACGATCTTACCTACATGTtacaaaggaaaagtaaagagtgaaataaatgattttcaaaggaaaaaaaaaaaacaattttgattGGGGGTTCACAGACAAATCACTCTGAGGTAGGGACATTtaagtgaaatagaaattaagcaTGCTAATCCTTGTCTACCTTTTCAATTTGATCTCATACAACTCTTCCTGATCATATCACAGTGTCTTTCATCTCTCTCCAAACTCCCAGGCTTTTTTCAAAGGTCCTTCCCTCTACTGCAATGGTCCTCTACCCCCTCAAGCCCAATTTCTGTCTAACTTAACCTGACATCCATTCCTCAGCAACCAGCATATATAAGATTTCTGAAAGAAATCAGATTTCTCTTTCCACCTTCCCTACGTTAGGAGTGCTGATTGTGCAGTTTCCTGGGTTTTTTCCTTTACTGCAGTGATCAGCTTAGTAATTATGTATTTGTCTGATATTTTGACTAATACCTATTTCTTCCCATCTTACTCAACTGTTTGCCTTTTGTCTTTTGTAGAAATGAAGTTAATGAAGCATTTAGACAAATTACATATcgcatgaatatatttttatctcttgttcTCTACTAAAGGTGGAAGCTGCTTATATAGAACCCTCCCTGCTAAACGGTCTCAAGACTAATTCTATTTAGTACTCCACACAAAATGCTGTATCACTTAGACTGCTTCATGCAGTCATACTCTTGGGTCTTAGGTGGTTCAAACATCAGAATTTCAATTGTCATTTATAAAAAGCAagtgaaaatacttaaaaatacgCATTTTCTAGAGCAAAAGAACTTCCCTGCTAGTAACAAATAAAGCCATCAAAATTCACCTAGAAGAATCTAATTAAATCTCAGATAACATTTTGAATCTAAGAACGCTACTAGTAGAGTAAAACCAGTGTTTCCCATATAttccatatttcttaaaattaatttaacagTTAATTTGTCTAAATCGCCCAATCTCCTGCCCATCGTCATCTGAGGTCCAAACCCATAAATACAACTCGCTCAGTAAGTATTTTACACAAGATGTCACATCTACTTGGTCCTCCTAAAACAGAATTTCACCTACGAGGAAGTCAACAAAAACGTGCGTAGTCCCCTGGCATAAAACTGCTTCCTGCCAAATAGGAAAGCAAACTTTGCTACCGCGCGGGGCCAAGGGAAAGCAAATTCCAAAAGGCGACCCACCCCCTCCGCCAGAGTCCGCAGCCGgaaagggatgggggtggggtggggttgacTAGCAGGCCCTGGCGGAGGCGGACCTTTGGCCCAGCGCGTCCGCACgcgcccacccccccccccccccgcgccccgccgTTCCCTCCAAAGCTGCAGGCCCCCGTCCGTCTCACACAAAGTGGAGCGGACTGGCGCCCGGGAAAGCCCAGGCGGGTAGGCTGTGCGCGGGAGATCGCGGAGATTGGGCCCCAGTCAGGGCGCGATCGGATTTCTCCCTGTCAGGCAGAGCGCTGGCGAGATTGTGAGATTCCTGACACGGGCGAGGTACGAGGCAGAGGCGGAGCCGGGGGGCGCCCACGCCGAGGAGCCAGCGCGTCCCCCACACGCGCCCGGACCCCGAAGTGTTGGCCCCGCAGGCGCCCGGCAGCCTGACCCGCGCCCCGGGCTGATAACGCGTAACCGGAGCGCCGGCACGCGCCGGCAGGCGGCCTCGGAGCGGCCGCGGCCCTGCCCGCTGGCTGGGGGCCCGCGGCAGAGGCCCCGCGGGGCGGCCGAGTCCCTTCCCTTCGCGTCGCCGACCGATTCTTTCCCTTTCGGCCGCGGGAAACCCGCGTGTTCAAGGGAGACTGCCCTTGCCTCAGCCCTCCAGGGAGGCCACGTCCCGTGTCTACCTGATCATCCTCAAAAATGATTTTGGCTGGGATTTCCTTGCGAATGATCTTCCCGAAGATTGTGTCGCCACCAGGCCGCGCGGCCTGAGCCTTGGCGATCTCATCTGCCATTTCGGCCTCCCTCCCGCGCGGCCGCCCCAGGCAGAAGCTCGAGAGGAGGGAGGAGCCGGGACAGCGGGCAGAGGGCGGGCGTGCACAGCCAAGCCTGCGCGGGGACCGCTGCTCGGGCGTCCGGGCTGGCCTTGCGCGTGCGCACTGGCGACCTGCGCTCAAAGCGCAGAGCGCGCGCAGGAGTTTCCAAGAACCGCGGGGGAGCCTTGGCTGAAGAGAGGTTCCTGATTGGGACTCTAGAGAGGAACGccgaggtcttttttttttttctttctctctttttttctttctttagtgtgTCTTGGTGAGTGGAGTTACTGTATACGTCCTTCTTCACTTGCTTTATGGACCCTTGTGGGAATAATTAGATACTGTAACTGAAAAGATTTGATAATCCAGGCAGTGCTGGTCGTGTTTGCTGTCTGAGACACCCTAACAATTTCTCAGCTGCAAGAGGTCTTAATTACAGTATGTAAGCCCTCCTTGTACCAGGATATGTCTCCCTCTAGCAGTGGTTCTCACTGCACATTAAAATCACTTGGGGGACTTTTGAAAAATCCTCTTGAATCTGGCCAAACTCTTGATCAATCCAAATTGGACTCCAGGGTAGGGACCCAAGCAACCCGACTTTGTAAATCTCCCTCCACTGGGCAAACTTCTTCCCGGAAGTAATCAGCATAATGTAACATGTCCCACCTTAAAGGAAGAACACCTTCCTTGAATACCCCTTCATATCTTTAATGcttcttaaaacttttatttattgtgtCTACTTTCTCATCTTTTAACCATTCCCCTCTTGTCAATATTGTTAAGGACCTCCATTTAACAAAATTCTGTGCACATTTCCGTTTCTTATCTTAGTAGACCTCTTGGcattattttctgttgttgatcatttcctttcttttttttttttttcttgaagattttatttatttgagagacacagtaagagagggaacacaagcagggggagtgggagagggagaatcgggCTTCCCgccgggcagggagcccgatgcaggggctagaacccaggtccctgggatcatgatctgagccactcaggtgcccccatttccTCTTTTCAATAATAGTTTTCGCTCTCGTGGTCTTTCTTCTATATTCCTTTGAATGCTATTTCTCCTTCACAGTAAGCGTCCAGTTCCAGACTTCTCAATGGGTTCCATTCTTGGCCTTCTTCTCTAGCTAACATTTAATTTCCACATGCCCTTACTAGGAAAAATTAACTATAGCTCCAGGACTATCCCATATGAGAATGTGTACTAGTTTGTCTTGTCCTGTCCTCTGCCAATGAAAATTATTGATTGTGGATCCCTTGAGTCTCAAAAGTGACTCGTTTGCTACTGTCAAAGACATTACTAGGACAATTGGCAAAATCTAAATAATGCCTATCAATTAGATAGTAGCTTTGAAAGTTGTGTTAATTTTCTCAGATAACCACAGCAAAATTGTCAAAATTAGTTTCTCTGGGATGGGGTCTTATAATTTAGGTTTCTAACAGGTTTCCAAGTGATGCATTTGCTGGTTGCCCTGGAATCGTACTTTGAGGCCCACTGCtgtaagagactgtcttttttttttttttttttttttttaaagaataaaaaaaccgAAGTATTTAGGAGTATGGGAGTGAGTATCATGTCAGCATCTCACTTTCAAAcagtaaaaaaatacaaagaaaatgttcatgtatatagagagaaaaggataaagtAATTGTGGTCAACTGTTAACATTTGGGGAATCCTAGTGCTGCAGCATTCTACATCTACCATAATACCATTGACCAAGTTGCACAAGTCAAAAGCCATGAAATCATCCTAACTCTTTTTATTCTTGGCAATACAGATCATGAatccaatcatttttttttcacctcttcTACTACACCACCCTAATCCAAGCCACTGTCATATTTTGCCTGGAGTACTTTGAGAGCCTCCTAGGTAAGTTCTGCTTCCATTGTAGTCAATTTGCCGTTCAGCACACAAAgtgatttttatataatataaattatgatCTCACTCTACTGCTGGTAAGGCATTTCATCACAATATTAATCCTTACCTTGGATTCTAGGGTTCTTTCATGATCAGGCCCATGGCTGCTTCTCCTActtcatttccttccatttcaaccTTATTGACCAGCTTCAACTAAACTGGATATGGTAGGCAGAAGATGCCCATGTCCTAATCTCTGGAGCCTATGATTATGTTACTTTACATGGTAAAAGGGATTTCCAGATGtcattaaattaaggatcttctGATGGGTGAGATTCCTGGATTGTCCAGATAGGGCAAATATAGTCATGGAGGCCTTATAAGTGAAAGAGGGATGCAGAAGAAGGAGGAGATATGATGGTGGAAGGAGAGGTGACAGTCAAAGATTGAAGATCCTCTACTGTTGGCTT from the Mustela nigripes isolate SB6536 chromosome 12, MUSNIG.SB6536, whole genome shotgun sequence genome contains:
- the HINT1 gene encoding adenosine 5'-monophosphoramidase HINT1 gives rise to the protein MADEIAKAQAARPGGDTIFGKIIRKEIPAKIIFEDDQCLAFHDISPQAPTHFLVIPKKHISQISVAEDDDESLLGHLMIVGKKCAADLGLKKGYRMVVNEGSDGGQSVYHVHLHVLGGRQMNWPPG